The Etheostoma spectabile isolate EspeVRDwgs_2016 chromosome 1, UIUC_Espe_1.0, whole genome shotgun sequence genome has a segment encoding these proteins:
- the zdhhc7 gene encoding palmitoyltransferase ZDHHC7, producing MQSSNHRLRDMEQHHPLLSAGADVETGSLAAGVMVGGPHAGHTSGNRTMWFIQDSCGMVCAGMTWFLVLYAEFVVNFVMLLPGKNFWYSLLNGATFNSLAVLALASHLRTMLTDPGAVPKGNATKEYMESLQLKPGEVIYKCPKCCSIKPERAHHCSICKRCIRKMDHHCPWVNNCVGEKNQRFFVLFTMYIALISAHALGLSGMHFLTCIKVQWNECSDFSPGVSVLLLIFLCLEAILFLTFTAVMFGTQLHSICNDETEIERLKNEKPTWERRMRWDGMRAVFGGSPSLLWCNPFTGLRLRRLLLLAQARRGGSEFSV from the exons ATGCAGTCTTCAAACCACCGACTGCGAGATATGGAGCAGCATCACCCGCTGCTGTCGGCAGGTGCAGATGTGGAGACGGGTAGCTTGGCAGCAGGGGTGATGGTTGGTGGTCCCCACGCTGGCCACACCTCAGGGAACCGCACAATGTGGTTCATTCAGGACAGCTGTGGGATGGTGTGTGCAGGCATGACCTGGTTCCTGGTGCTGTATGCCGAGTTCGTAGTGAACTTTGTCATGCTGCTGCCCGGCAAGAACTTCTGGTACTCGCTGCTGAACGGGGCAACATTCAACTCCCTGGCCGTGCTTGCATTGGCATCACATCTGCGCACCATGTTGACGGACCCG ggTGCTGTTCCTAAGGGCAACGCAACCAAGGAGTACATGGAGAGCTTACAGCTGAAGCCTGGCGAGGTCATCTACAAGTGTCCGAAGTGCTGCAGCATAAAACCTGAGAGGGCACACCACTGCAG TATTTGTAAAAGATGTATCCGGAAGATGGATCACCACTGTCCCTGGGTCAATAATTGTGTGGGAGAAAAGAATCAGAGATTCTTTGTACTTTTCACT ATGTACATAGCTTTGATTTCTGCCCATGCCCTGGGCCTCAGTGGTATGCACTTCCTCACCTGTATTAAAGTCCAGTGGAATG AGTGCAGTGACTTCTCTCCAGGGGTGTCTGTACTGCTGCTGATCTTCCTCTGTCTTGAAGCCATCCTCTTCCTCACCTTTACAGCTGTAATGTTTGGTACGCAGCTCCACTCCATCTGCAATGACGAGACG GAGATTGAACGTCTTAAAAATGAGAAGCCCACATGGGAGCGTCGCATGAGATGGGACGGAATGAGAGCTGTGTTTGGGGGTTCGCCCTCCCTGCTGTGGTGCAATCCATTCACAGGCCTGCGTCTGCGGCGCCTGTTGCTGTTGGCCCAGGCTCGCCGCGGCGggtctgagttttctgtctgA
- the terfa gene encoding telomeric repeat binding factor a — translation MVDIMAAKKIVNSYQTDVVESIVNRWIFDYYFSLLLERYDNKQFADVCGIIDILERVLDRPLEATNVIKTKIRILQFLTRIHNGENIGKSFNADKCVSPLESALIVLEQMSQDCSIPQQDFENVCASIKDMMVWMLINKNEFDRAAQVVNKHFPKPMVGKKAIFMSFIKKKSKMHDVEQINFLQFKKEMLAFCQSLCPSSVSFLHKAATHLFDEKLAAKNRTEPDEQEKAGPSFTLHINNKPFGPCKHTIIQRARLEAAYKALTAGSDEKTFAQLEEEVVEEEEQARIDNLCLRLSPSPRDTNQDLEQDELFQRDSGSPMEASQADQPPHTDANPQTQAGSLPKTTRVLRNRRLYTVAQLVAEPDSQGSSQCTTALQEMEIDVHTEEPPQSLAIPNRNDSQSPLTDDEVTIPVRKRPRPANKICSRASTCPAELSTESEEDPPGSVENGEISAAKRHNQSNSSLSGNSTKSEESSSDSEEDPQESPAPCKSPVQKPRKQLASKPLSKDPEIICIADSLDSSPNLFPPHPVPQTSSTPQKDSAQDTGPSSSKWKRLLKEAKETKETWSDEESYVSPRKKTGLRNESTISGNKKKMWSERETQKLKEGVKKFGEGNWSKIMAHYSFEDRTNVNLKDRWRTLKKMNQV, via the exons ATGGTGGACATCATGGCGGCAAAGAAAATTGTAAACAGCTACCAAACTGACGTTGTCGAATCGATTGTCAACCGCTGGatatttgattattatttttctttgttgctAGAGCGATATGATAACAAGCAATTCGCGGACGTATGTGGCATTATAGATATCCTTGAGA GAGTCTTGGACCGTCCTTTGGAGGCCACCAatgttataaaaacaaagatTCGAATATTGCAATTTCTCACCCGGATACATAACGGTGAAAACATTG GCAAGTCCTTTAATGCAGACAAGTGTGTATCGCCTCTGGAATCAGCCTTAATAGTGCTGGAACAAATGAGCCAGGATTGCAGTATACCACAGCAGGATTTTGAGAATGTATGCGCTTCAATTAAAGACAtg ATGGTGTGGATGCTCATTAacaaaaatgagtttgacaGAGCAGCACAAGTGGTGAACAAACACTTTCCCAAACCAATGGTTGGCAAG AAAGCTATATTTATGAGTTTCATCAAAAAGAAGAGTAAAATGCACGACGTCGAGCAAATCAACTTCCTACAGTTCAAGAAGGAGATGTTGGCCTTTTGCCAGAGTCTCTGCCCATCCAGTGTTTCCTTTCTCCACAAG GCTGCAACGCATCTTTTTGATGAAAAACTTGCGGCGAAAAACCGCACTGAACCTGATGAGCAAGAGAAAGCAGGCCCGTCCTTCACTCTACATATAAACAACAAGCCCTTTGGACCATG TAAACATACAATAATCCAGAGGGCCAGGCTGGAGGCGGCCTACAAGGCTTTGACTGCAGGATCAGATGAGAAAACATTTGCTCAGCTGGAGGAAGAAGTagtggaggaagaggaacaGGCAAGAATAGACAATCTCTGCCTGCGCCTCTCTCCTAGTCCCAGGGACACCAATCAAGACTTGGAGCAGGATGAGCTATTTCAGAGAGACTCAGGCAGCCCCATGGAGGCTTCCCAAGCAGaccaaccaccacacacagacgcTAATCCTCAAACACAGGCAGGTTCGCTCCCAAAGACCACCCGAGTGCTGAGGAACAGGCGGCTTTACACTGTGGCACAACTGGTGGCTGAGCCGGACAGCCAGGGGAGCTCGCAGTGCACAACAGCTTTACAGGAAATGGAGATTGATGTCCATACAGAAGAGCCACCACAGTCACTGGCTATACCCAATAGAAACGACTCCCAGAGCCCATTAACAGACGATGAGGTTACCATACCTGTGCGGAAGCGCCCCAGACCAGCCAACAAAATTTGCAGCAG AGCCTCTACTTGTCCGGCAGAGTTGTCAACCGAGAGTGAGGAGGACCCCCCTGGCTCTGTGGAGAACGGGGAGATCTCTGCAGCAAAACGCCATAACCAGTCCAACAGTTCACTTAGCGG AAACTCCACTAAGTCAGAAGAGTCCTCATCAGACAGTGAGGAAGACCCACAGGAGTCACCAGCTCCCTGCAAAAGCCCAGTGCAGAAACCTCGTAAACAACTGGCCAGCAAGCCTCTCAGCAA AGATCCAGAAATCATCTGTATCGCAGATTCATTGGACAGCTCACCCAATCTGTTCCCTCCTCACCCTGTCCCTCAAACAAGCTCCACTCCTCAAAAGGACTCTGCTCAAGACACAGGGCCTTCCAGTTCCAAATG GAAACGGCTGTTGAAAGAGGCTAAAGAAACTAAGGAAACATGGAGCGATGAAGAGTCGTATGTCTCCCCCAGAAAGAAAACCG GACTGCGCAATGAGAGCACCATTTCAGGCAACAAGAAGAAG ATgtggagtgagagagagacacagaagtTGAAAGAAGGGGTCAAAAAGTTTGGAGAAGGCAACTGGAGTAAGATAATGGCACATTACTCCTTTGAGGATCGAACGAATGTCAACCTAAAGGACAGGTGGAGAACATTGAAGAAGATGAACCAGGTCTGA
- the nip7 gene encoding 60S ribosome subunit biogenesis protein NIP7 homolog, translated as MRPLTDEETKIMFEKLSKYIGENIKLLVDRPDGSYCFRLHNDRVYYMSEKILKLATNISRDKLVSVGTCFGKFTKTIKFRLHITALDFLAPYAKFKVWVKPGAEQSFLYGNHVLKSGLGRITENTMQYQGVVVYSMTDVPLGFGVAAKSTQECRRVDPMSIVVFHQADVGEFIRNEDTLT; from the exons ATGAGGCCACTTACAGACGAAGAGACGAAAATAATGTTTGAGAAGCTGTCGAAATA CATCGGTGAAAACATAAAACTTCTAGTGGACCGACCTGATGGTTCCTACTGTTTTAGGCTACACAATGACCGGGTGTACTACATGAG TGAAAAAATTCTAAAGTTGGCCACAAACATTTCCCGGGACAAGCTCGTGTCAGTGGGAACATGTTTTGGGAAGTTCACAAAGACCATTAAATTCCGCCTGCACATCACAGCTCTGGATTTCCTGGCACCCTATGCAAAG TTCAAGGTGTGGGTGAAACCTGGAGCAGAGCAGTCTTTCCTCTACGGGAACCATGTGCTGAAATCCGGGCTGGGGAGAATCACTGAGAACACCATGCAGTACCAGGGAGTTGTGGTCTACTCCATGACAGATGTGCCCCTG GGTTTCGGAGTGGCTGCCAAGTCTACCCAGGAGTGTCGGCGAGTGGACCCCATGTCCATTGTAGTGTTCCACCAGGCTGACGTAGGGGAGTTCATTAGGAATGAAGACACATTAACATGA